A genomic window from Henningerozyma blattae CBS 6284 chromosome 3, complete genome includes:
- the SEC6 gene encoding SNARE-binding exocyst subunit SEC6 (similar to Saccharomyces cerevisiae SEC6 (YIL068C); ancestral locus Anc_7.258), which translates to MSSDALKEVANLIKDDISLDRIKDIKDQLTKKKSTLDYQLNKESDKYYGYVKESVEKLNASQESVKSIRERLDDVNKLSNEHKSSIERYDIILKATKIYETIDLTSTIYSKIIKFDELLGEIDQMLTIESESDSAETGCPYLLQIHYLLTKSRDFQDQMIAMAAISTDDVQRTVGKIFTKLDILVSKFDGLLERLIYDAIELVRAEQISLVIKLFKIIDLEEREDLKIMAIRNIIKKKEIEVNKSSMKKLPSSKIKKSNPQLNFDDNIEYPTNNGIYKEILSGTITTRTNVRNYKLFFFEKIASSIADIFKEVRKEYSGDRKFEVLENLDWVFNELLVVKEYLTKYGPSYWKLFEKYYGLYYEQMNQLINDLVESEPETIIILDILEYDKSYQQTMVTDFGFKKKEVKSIIGDKQKEQLFSDYLKLILTKMQEWITNLVRAEFDVFMERSTPPHQDSEGLFYLDGTKTCFQMFSQQVEVAGGSGQAKILVGVVDKFCGLLKDRQQLWIEKISEEVKKLIQFNQKYDLNPEEITSQDEVPAGLVEYLTAIANDQMRSADYAVAISSKYGKIVSKVYEKQITNHIEATLDGFAEVARCGSVGIISIIFDDLKKPYKEVFSKSWYTGNEAQQIADTLYEYLNEIKLQMNSFVFSTLLETVVEETILKFIGALGYNHSFKNKGNKFLESVKRDFEIFYKLFIQFVPEGEDKTIIIDEKFKLMEFFMDLSCGPVDEIANTWEKTLQIYWDCPIILLEAILSCRKDVDNSRTKQILGNASQLNNNSQRLAHVESGELQPTFISRLVLAKKEKK; encoded by the coding sequence ATGTCGTCGGATGCATTAAAAGAGGTTGCGAATCTAATTAAAGACGATATTTCGTTGGATAGaataaaagatataaaagATCAACTAACAAAGAAGAAATCTACTCTagattatcaattaaataaggAATCCGATAAATATTACGGTTATGTCAAAGAAAGTGTTGAGAAATTAAATGCATCACAAGAGTCTGTGAAATCAATCCGTGAAAGATTAGATGATGTTAATAAGCTGAGTAATGAACATAAATCCTCAATTGAAAGATATGacattattttaaaagcaacaaaaatatatgaaacTATAGATCTAACATCGACAATTTATTCAAAGATCATCAAATTCGATGAATTATTAGGGGAAATTGATCAGATGTTGACTATTGAATCTGAAAGTGATAGTGCTGAAACTGGATGTCCTTaccttcttcaaattcattatctATTAACTAAATCACGAGATTTTCAAGATCAAATGATAGCTATGGCAGCTATTTCTACTGATGATGTTCAACGTACAGTGGgtaaaatttttacaaaattgGATATCTTAGTTTCAAAGTTTGATGGTTTATTAGAACGATTGATATATGATGCAATTGAGTTAGTGAGAGCTGAACAAATTTCATTGGTCattaaactttttaaaattattgatctGGAAGAAAGagaagatttaaaaatcatGGCCATCCgtaatatcattaaaaagaaagaaatcgaagttaataaatcttcaatgaaaaaattaccaagtagtaaaattaaaaaatctaatccccaattgaattttgatgataatattgaatatcCAACTAATAATGGTATTTATAAGGAAATCCTTAGTGGTACAATTACTACAAGAACCAACGTACGTAATTATAAATTGttcttttttgaaaaaattgcaTCATCAATTGCagatatatttaaagaagTTAGAAAAGAATATTCAGGAGATCGAAAATTTGAagttttagaaaatttagattgggtatttaatgaattactTGTTgttaaagaatatttgaCAAAATATGGACCATCGTATtggaaattatttgaaaaatattatggaTTGTATTATGAACAAATgaatcaattgattaatgATCTTGTAGAATCTGAACCTGAAactattatcattttagatattttagaatatgATAAATCTTACCAACAGACCATGGTTACTGATTTtggatttaaaaaaaaggaagTCAAGAGTATTATTGGTGATAAACAAAAGGAACAATTATTTAgtgattatttgaaattaattttaactAAAATGCAAGAATGGATTACTAACTTAGTAAGAGCCGAATTTGATGTATTTATGGAAAGATCTACCCCTCCACATCAAGATTCTGAAGggttattttatttagatGGTACAAAGACATGCTTTCAAATGTTTTCACAACAAGTGGAAGTTGCTGGTGGATCTGGTCAAGCCAAAATTCTTGTTGGTGTTGTTGATAAATTTTGTGGGTTATTAAAAGATCGTCAACAATTATGGATAGAGAAAATTAGTGAAGAAGTTAAGAAATTGATTCAAtttaatcaaaaatatgatttGAATCCAGAAGAAATTACATCTCAAGATGAAGTTCCTGCAGGTTTAGTGGAATATTTGACAGCAATCGCTAACGATCAAATGAGATCAGCAGATTATGCAGTGGCCATTTCATCTAAATATGGTAAAATTGTTAGTAAAGTTTATGAAAAGCAAATTACTAATCATATAGAAGCTACATTAGACGGGTTTGCAGAGGTTGCTAGATGTGGGTCTGTGGGGATTATatctattatatttgatgaTCTTAAAAAACCATATAAGGAAGTGTTTAGTAAGAGTTGGTATACAGGGAATGAAGCTCAACAAATAGCAGATACGttatatgaatatttgaatgagattaaattacaaatgaattcatttgtattttcTACATTGTTAGAGACAGTTGTTGAAGAGACTATACTGAAATTCATTGGAGCTCTAGGGTATAACCATTCGTTTAAAAATAAGGGGAACAAATTCTTAGAATCTGTCAAGAGagattttgaaatcttttacaaattatttattcaatttgtACCTGAAGGTGAAGATAAAACGATAATTATTGATgagaaatttaaattgatGGAATTCTTTATGGATTTATCATGTGGGCCTGTGGATGAAATTGCTAATACGTGGGAAAAGACGTTACAAATCTATTGGGATTGTcctataattttattagagGCTATTTTATCATGCCGTAAAGATGTAGATAATTCTCGTACAAAGCAAATCTTGGGGAATGCCTcacaattgaataataactCACAACGATTAGCACATGTTGAAAGTGGAGAGTTACAACCTACGTTTATTAGTAGACTAGTATTAGCAAAGAAAGAGAAGAAATGA
- the TDA2 gene encoding Tda2p (similar to Saccharomyces cerevisiae YER071C; ancestral locus Anc_7.259), whose amino-acid sequence MNVQLKDSRVDNSPISEKRLVDLFETQFSHLIDQDTYPGDIKDLLTNKILQHLNKHSSRFKYIVTITTIHSFGKPSDKHSNNIHDLEIENSIGTSWNSKKDGLFNYQINDSNENMAYLITLLWIAK is encoded by the coding sequence ATGAATGTCCAATTAAAAGACTCCAGAGTCGATAATTCTCCAATCTCAGAAAAAAGACTAGTAGATCTGTTCGAAACTCAATTCAGTCATCTGATTGATCAGGATACATACCCTGGCGACATTAAAGAtcttttaacaaataaaattctgCAACACTTGAATAAACATTCCTCCcgttttaaatatattgtaaCTATTACAACAATTCATTCATTCGGAAAACCATCCGATAAGcatagtaataatatacacgatttagaaatagaaaattcaattggAACCTCATGGAATTCCAAAAAAGATGGGTTAttcaattatcaaattaatgattctaatgaaaatatggCTTATTTGATCACATTGCTATGGATTGCTAAATAA
- the VTC1 gene encoding Vtc1p (similar to Saccharomyces cerevisiae VTC1 (YER072W); ancestral locus Anc_7.260): MSTSPLLQRTPGKKIALPTRVEPKVFFANERTFLSWLNFTVMLGGLGVGLLNFGDKIGRISAALFTVIAMGTMVYALVTYHWRAAAIRRRGSGPYDDRLGPTLLCFFLLVAVVVNFILRFKYGETTVGV; the protein is encoded by the coding sequence ATGTCTACCTCCCCACTATTACAAAGAACTCCCGGCAAGAAGATTGCCTTGCCAACCAGAGTCGAGCCCAAAGTGTTTTTTGCTAACGAACGTACGTTCTTGTCATGGTTAAACTTCACAGTGATGTTAGGAGGTCTTGGGGTAGGGCTTCTGAATTTCGGTGACAAAATCGGTCGTATAAGCGCTGCCCTATTCACAGTTATTGCCATGGGAACCATGGTGTATGCCTTGGTTACATACCATTGGAGAGCGGCTGCTATTCGTAGAAGAGGTTCGGGACCATACGATGACAGACTAGGTCCTACTCTGTTGTGTTTCTTCTTACTGGTGGCTGTTGTAGTCAATTTCATCCTAAGATTCAAGTACGGCGAGACTACTGTGGGTGTTTAG